In one window of bacterium DNA:
- a CDS encoding PorT family protein translates to MRRYCLLLLAFVALIQRPVLGLEIGYGAKAGLTWSTFMAKGGVGDPFLPNQSSRVGFSVGPFCNIGINRVLTAQIEALFTQKGARGWQYTVSSGGVVNRDLILKEEYNLTYLDIPILAKVYPLKNQVYRPYLITGPALSINLDEKYKNGVGSVSASIDVDYFESTCFGFIVGGGLEYAGFFMEMRSDFGMTRADKIVHQDWRALKNRTISVFGGYRF, encoded by the coding sequence TTGAGACGATACTGCTTGTTGCTTTTAGCTTTTGTGGCCTTGATCCAGCGGCCGGTTTTGGGACTGGAGATTGGCTATGGAGCGAAGGCCGGGTTGACCTGGTCGACTTTTATGGCCAAAGGCGGAGTAGGAGACCCTTTTCTGCCAAATCAATCCAGCCGGGTGGGGTTCTCGGTGGGGCCGTTCTGCAACATCGGAATAAACCGGGTGCTGACAGCCCAAATCGAAGCTCTGTTTACTCAAAAAGGCGCGCGGGGTTGGCAATATACCGTCTCTTCTGGCGGCGTGGTCAATCGGGACTTGATACTAAAGGAGGAATACAATCTCACTTATCTCGACATCCCAATACTGGCGAAAGTGTACCCCCTGAAAAATCAGGTCTACAGGCCGTATCTGATCACCGGGCCGGCATTATCGATTAATTTGGATGAAAAGTACAAGAACGGGGTGGGGTCGGTAAGCGCATCGATTGATGTGGATTATTTTGAGAGTACGTGCTTCGGGTTTATTGTCGGCGGCGGATTGGAGTATGCAGGTTTTTTTATGGAAATGCGGTCGGATTTCGGGATGACCCGCGCCGACAAGATCGTACACCAGGATTGGCGTGCATTGAAAAACAGAACGATAAGTGTGTTCGGTGGTTACCGGTTCTGA